The Nitrososphaera sp. genomic interval TTTTGCGATTGTAGCCACGGCGCGGCTTGACTTGCGCTGGCCAGGATAAAGTTCGACCTTGTTTGTCAAATTCCTTTCCACCCTATCTGCTTTGCAACGTCGCCTACGGAGATATAATATGATTCGGGCTTGGTAATCTTCGAGTCCTCGAATGACTCCATCTTGGAGCTTTTTATCTCCTCGGGTACCCCTATGTACACCCGGAGCCTTTTGTGGGCTTCAACGCCGCTTGTTTTGCGCTTTGGAACCATTCCTCTCACCATTTTTGTAAGCATGGTATCAGGCCGGCGAGGATGGAACGGACCATGAATGGGGTTAGTCACCGAGTTTATTTCCAGGTGCTCTTTGTACAGTTCGATTGTTTTGTAGCGGTTTCCAGAAAGCATTGCCTTCTCTGCGTTTACGATAGCGACCCTGTTTCCATTAAGCAACAATTTGGAAACATGCGAACACATCCTGCCTGCGATGCAATTTGTTGCGTCAACAACTATCAACTGTCTCTGTCCGCCTGCAGGCTTGCTTGCGCCCGACTTTTTGTCAGCCAATTATCCTCACTCCCTTCCCATCAGGGTTTGTCTTTACCAACTGTTCAAAATTAATGACTCGGCCGCCTGCCTCGACAATCTTTTTTGCGGCTACTTCGGACATTGAGAATGAACACACGGTCAATTTGTGGTCCATGCTGCCTGTGCCGAGTACTTTGCCCCCAATTACAACTGTCTCTCCGTCTTTTGTTATTTGGGACAGACGACCCAGGTTTACCTCTCTCCTGTTGTTCTTTGGTCCAGAAATTTCCCGCTCGAGCGCCTTCCAGATAGGAGACTTGCTTTTCTTGTAAGCGTTACGCAGTGTCCACACGGAATTATCAACAAGCGTATTAAACGCCATCATTGTTACGCAAAACCATACTCGGAAGTCCCCAAATAAATGTATGTACCTAGGCGCTCTTTGGAACTTTGAGCGAGCCCATGGTTTGCTTGAATTCCTTGACCTTTGAAATTAGTCTGTCACAAGCAAGCATCAATATGTCCTCAGCAGCGATGGAACCGTTGGATTCGATGGTCAGTATTATCTCATTCTCGTCAGCCCCGTCTTTGACAATTGCTGCCGCTGTGGGCTGCCACTTTGCATGGTCTTTGCCAATCCCAAGCCTTGCGTAGGCTTCAAACTTTAGCTTCTGGCTAGGTGCCAGGACGACTATTGGGATGTCCCTGCTAACGGGCTTTACCTGTTCGTCTTCAGAGACAAGCTCGCCGGAACTTACAACCCGGCTCTTGTCGCTAGCTTCGGCGTCTACAACCAAGAGAACGCGGCATTTGCTACAGCCAAGAGTGCTCTTGCAGTCGCAGTCGTGAGGCATTACGAATCTTGAAGGATCGGTCTTTAGAGGTATGAGTCCGAGCCGGTGGGCCAGCGCCTCATCGTGCATAACCGAAGAATTTTCAAGAATTACAACGTCGTCAATGGCAAGGGTAGGTACCTCGCTGATTGCAAGTCGGCGTAGCGAGTTTACGTACTGCCGAGGAGTATTGGTAAACTTTAACGTGATCTTTTCATCCGACTTTTCGATAACTTCGATAGACGGCGAGGCCACTAATCGTAAAAAATCCGCAAACGCCTTAAATATCTACCGAAGGCGGCCGGAAATCTGAAAAAAGTGTCAGGGACCCCCCTTTCTGGGATTGTATGCCTCAGAACGCCCCATGACATGCATAAATACCACAAGATAGACCTGAT includes:
- a CDS encoding 50S ribosomal protein L13; this encodes MADKKSGASKPAGGQRQLIVVDATNCIAGRMCSHVSKLLLNGNRVAIVNAEKAMLSGNRYKTIELYKEHLEINSVTNPIHGPFHPRRPDTMLTKMVRGMVPKRKTSGVEAHKRLRVYIGVPEEIKSSKMESFEDSKITKPESYYISVGDVAKQIGWKGI
- a CDS encoding 50S ribosomal protein L18e, which translates into the protein MMAFNTLVDNSVWTLRNAYKKSKSPIWKALEREISGPKNNRREVNLGRLSQITKDGETVVIGGKVLGTGSMDHKLTVCSFSMSEVAAKKIVEAGGRVINFEQLVKTNPDGKGVRIIG
- a CDS encoding DNA-directed RNA polymerase subunit D; this translates as MASPSIEVIEKSDEKITLKFTNTPRQYVNSLRRLAISEVPTLAIDDVVILENSSVMHDEALAHRLGLIPLKTDPSRFVMPHDCDCKSTLGCSKCRVLLVVDAEASDKSRVVSSGELVSEDEQVKPVSRDIPIVVLAPSQKLKFEAYARLGIGKDHAKWQPTAAAIVKDGADENEIILTIESNGSIAAEDILMLACDRLISKVKEFKQTMGSLKVPKSA